The following coding sequences lie in one Methanopyrus sp. SNP6 genomic window:
- a CDS encoding helix-turn-helix domain-containing protein produces the protein MLADVPVVTVRSLNVTVRDVLKCVLGLRDVEVDTYFALLEHGEATVYDLAEELDRDRTTVQKALKSLVYAGLVTRRKETRPRGGFVYVYEAVPFEEARKIVLRALDEWYEAVKDALERADVPRSDPE, from the coding sequence ATGCTCGCGGACGTGCCCGTCGTCACTGTCCGAAGTCTTAACGTCACGGTTCGTGACGTACTTAAATGCGTGCTAGGACTGCGTGACGTCGAGGTGGACACGTACTTCGCGCTGCTCGAGCACGGCGAAGCTACGGTGTACGACCTCGCGGAGGAACTCGATCGCGACCGTACGACGGTCCAAAAAGCACTGAAAAGCCTGGTATATGCGGGTCTGGTCACGCGTCGCAAGGAAACCCGGCCGCGCGGTGGGTTCGTGTACGTATACGAGGCGGTACCTTTTGAGGAAGCGAGGAAAATAGTCCTTAGGGCGCTTGACGAATGGTACGAGGCGGTAAAGGATGCCTTGGAGCGTGCGGATGTTCCGAGGTCCGACCCGGAGTGA
- a CDS encoding tRNA (cytidine(56)-2'-O)-methyltransferase, producing MGLEPRTVVLRLGHRRERDKRITTHVCLTARAFGAASVLISGDHDESVIESVENVVDRWGGPFTVQWVKNWRRVIKDWKHSGGSVVHLTMYGLHVDDVIEELREENELLVIVGAGKVPAEVFELSDYNVAIGHQPHSEVAALAVFLDRLYGGKELHREFERARLRVIPSEKGKKVERL from the coding sequence TTGGGACTTGAGCCGAGGACGGTAGTTCTCAGACTAGGACACCGGCGCGAGCGGGACAAGCGGATCACGACGCACGTATGTTTGACGGCTCGGGCGTTCGGAGCTGCCAGTGTGCTGATCTCGGGTGACCATGATGAATCGGTGATCGAGTCCGTCGAGAACGTCGTCGATCGATGGGGCGGCCCCTTCACCGTGCAGTGGGTAAAGAATTGGAGACGTGTGATCAAAGATTGGAAACACTCTGGAGGATCCGTGGTCCACCTCACGATGTACGGTTTGCACGTAGACGACGTGATCGAAGAGTTGCGAGAGGAGAACGAACTGCTCGTGATCGTGGGTGCCGGTAAGGTTCCTGCCGAAGTCTTCGAGCTTTCGGATTACAACGTCGCCATAGGACATCAACCCCACTCCGAGGTGGCCGCGCTCGCAGTCTTTCTCGACCGGCTCTACGGGGGCAAGGAACTTCATCGGGAGTTCGAGCGGGCTAGGTTGAGGGTCATACCCTCGGAGAAAGGGAAGAAGGTGGAACGACTATGA
- a CDS encoding metallophosphoesterase → MTVEIAVISDVHSNLEALKRVLREVRSADMLVCCGDIVGYGPRPVECVDIVRERCDRCVMGNHDYGVVTGDVAYFNVAARIAVEWTRRQLDEDRRDFLAKLPKTERFEVEGVSIFLVHGSPRDPIWEYVFPHTPRRLLEKLVDKAGTDVLITGHTHVPMCDDVNGSYVLNPGSVGQPRDGDPRAAFGILEVSDGRVVSWDVHRVAYNVDRAAREIEERGLPEELGARLYRGV, encoded by the coding sequence ATGACGGTAGAGATCGCTGTGATATCGGACGTTCACTCGAACCTCGAAGCGCTGAAGCGGGTGCTGCGGGAAGTACGGTCGGCCGACATGTTGGTGTGCTGCGGCGATATCGTGGGCTACGGTCCCCGACCTGTAGAGTGCGTGGACATCGTCCGCGAGCGGTGTGACCGGTGCGTGATGGGTAACCACGACTACGGCGTCGTCACCGGAGATGTCGCCTACTTCAACGTCGCCGCTCGGATAGCCGTGGAGTGGACTCGGCGCCAGCTAGACGAGGATAGGCGGGATTTTCTGGCAAAGTTGCCGAAGACCGAGCGGTTCGAGGTGGAAGGGGTTTCGATCTTCCTGGTACACGGGAGTCCCAGGGATCCGATCTGGGAGTACGTGTTTCCTCACACTCCCAGACGACTGCTGGAGAAACTGGTCGATAAGGCCGGTACAGACGTACTCATCACGGGTCACACACACGTACCCATGTGCGACGATGTTAATGGTTCTTACGTCCTCAACCCCGGTAGCGTAGGCCAGCCCAGGGATGGTGATCCTCGGGCGGCGTTCGGTATCCTCGAAGTCTCGGACGGCAGAGTAGTCTCTTGGGACGTACACAGGGTGGCTTACAACGTCGATCGGGCCGCCCGCGAGATCGAAGAACGTGGTCTGCCGGAGGAGCTGGGAGCGCGGCTGTACCGTGGAGTTTAG
- a CDS encoding S-adenosyl-l-methionine hydroxide adenosyltransferase family protein, producing the protein MRLITLTTDFGLGSPYPAQVKAVILRIAAPSVEIVDVTHEVPAQDVVAGSYVMSVSCPWFPPGSVHVGVVDPGVGTERRAVLLETERGDFLVGPDNGLLIPLAEELGGIAQAFRILEDEVSDWEVSATFHGRDVFAPAAARVASGESPEKFCEPLDPEELVEPPIAEPEVDDGHVRARVWFVDDFGNIITNVRYEEVDLPETVTVRVSGESFDARHVHTYGEADSGDLIVLRSSSGHLEIAVVEGSAAELLGVSTADRLEILY; encoded by the coding sequence TTGCGTCTAATCACGTTGACCACGGACTTCGGACTCGGTTCTCCGTATCCTGCCCAGGTTAAAGCTGTGATTCTCAGAATCGCGGCCCCAAGCGTCGAGATAGTCGACGTAACCCACGAAGTCCCGGCACAGGACGTGGTGGCCGGTTCCTACGTGATGTCGGTCTCATGTCCGTGGTTCCCGCCTGGATCCGTCCACGTGGGTGTGGTGGATCCCGGGGTGGGGACCGAGCGTAGGGCTGTTCTACTGGAGACGGAGCGTGGGGACTTCTTGGTGGGACCGGACAATGGCCTCCTGATACCTCTCGCCGAAGAACTCGGTGGAATCGCCCAGGCCTTTCGTATCCTCGAGGACGAGGTCTCGGACTGGGAAGTCTCCGCTACCTTCCACGGACGCGACGTATTCGCTCCAGCCGCTGCGCGAGTGGCGTCAGGTGAGAGTCCTGAGAAGTTCTGCGAACCCTTAGATCCCGAGGAACTAGTCGAGCCACCGATCGCCGAACCTGAAGTGGACGACGGCCACGTGCGTGCCCGGGTGTGGTTTGTGGATGACTTCGGGAACATCATCACGAACGTCCGGTACGAAGAAGTGGACCTGCCCGAGACCGTGACGGTCCGCGTCTCCGGGGAATCCTTCGATGCTAGGCACGTCCACACGTACGGGGAGGCGGACTCCGGTGATCTGATCGTCCTACGGTCTTCTTCCGGCCACCTTGAAATCGCGGTCGTAGAGGGAAGCGCTGCCGAACTGCTCGGCGTCTCGACGGCCGACCGGCTCGAGATCCTCTACTGA
- a CDS encoding NAD(P)H-hydrate dehydratase yields the protein MFITSREMRRIELNSRWLGFEEDFMMENAGAGVARVVIEEYSPNDVLVVCGTGGNGGDGFVTARHLDSEGVDVEVLLVGRCETVKNEAAKLNLRRLDRAGIPVKEVRDSEDLESVDFERDVVVDALLGFGIRGRLREPVRSAVLRINEASRAGARVVSIDVPTGLDPDSGEAPDVAVEADLVVSIHRHKRGVRKLRDVFLRRVNAGIPKIAEQICGPGDLIASDILRRDPWSHKGHHGRVLIIGGSRKYIGAPQLAARGALRAGADLVFLLTVDTVPKNDPNVIYRTVSAERLVPEHLEEADLEDVDTVLVGPGLGADADSVGILKELAESFDGVIVVDADGLRGISEVNVDDKFVLTPHAGEFRREFGKELGRSLEDRSEVVRRVSEELGCTILLKGRVDVIGSPDGEIRWNVTGTPAMTVGGTGDVLAGVIAGVAAQCREGFEAACIGAFVVGSAGCLAERKLSQGLTAEDVAEYVPKVLKNPWAAEPESITEVRLG from the coding sequence GTGTTCATCACCTCGAGGGAGATGAGGAGGATCGAGCTAAACTCGCGGTGGTTGGGTTTCGAAGAGGATTTCATGATGGAGAATGCCGGAGCTGGCGTGGCTAGGGTAGTGATCGAGGAGTACTCCCCGAACGACGTCTTGGTCGTCTGTGGTACAGGTGGAAACGGTGGGGACGGGTTCGTCACCGCCCGCCACCTGGACTCCGAGGGAGTGGACGTCGAGGTGCTCCTCGTGGGACGGTGTGAAACCGTCAAAAACGAGGCGGCCAAATTGAACCTCAGGAGGCTGGACCGCGCGGGGATTCCCGTCAAGGAGGTCCGAGATTCGGAAGATCTGGAGAGTGTCGATTTCGAGCGGGACGTGGTCGTAGACGCGCTCCTCGGGTTCGGGATCCGGGGACGGCTTCGCGAACCTGTGAGATCGGCAGTCCTTCGGATCAACGAGGCCTCTCGTGCGGGGGCGCGAGTAGTCTCCATCGACGTCCCTACAGGGCTCGATCCCGATAGCGGAGAGGCACCAGACGTCGCCGTCGAAGCGGACCTGGTAGTGTCGATACATCGGCATAAACGCGGCGTTCGGAAGCTACGGGACGTGTTCCTCCGGAGGGTGAACGCGGGGATCCCCAAGATAGCCGAGCAGATCTGCGGCCCGGGCGACCTCATCGCCTCGGATATCCTACGGCGCGATCCCTGGTCGCATAAGGGCCACCACGGCCGCGTACTGATCATAGGCGGCTCGCGGAAGTACATTGGAGCGCCACAGCTGGCCGCACGAGGCGCGCTCAGGGCCGGTGCGGACCTTGTCTTCCTGCTAACCGTCGACACGGTACCCAAAAACGACCCGAACGTCATCTACAGAACGGTCTCCGCGGAGCGGCTCGTGCCTGAGCACTTGGAGGAAGCTGACCTCGAGGACGTGGATACCGTATTAGTCGGGCCCGGACTCGGCGCGGACGCGGACTCCGTCGGGATACTGAAAGAGCTGGCGGAGTCCTTTGACGGGGTGATTGTCGTCGACGCCGACGGACTACGAGGGATTTCTGAGGTGAACGTGGATGACAAGTTCGTTCTGACTCCACATGCGGGAGAGTTCAGGAGGGAGTTCGGAAAGGAACTGGGGAGATCTCTCGAGGATCGTTCGGAAGTCGTCCGGCGGGTTTCGGAGGAACTCGGATGCACTATCCTTCTGAAGGGTAGGGTTGACGTCATCGGGTCCCCCGACGGCGAGATCAGGTGGAACGTCACGGGAACCCCGGCAATGACTGTAGGAGGCACGGGTGACGTACTCGCCGGGGTCATCGCCGGAGTCGCAGCACAGTGTAGGGAAGGGTTCGAAGCTGCGTGCATCGGAGCATTCGTAGTTGGGAGCGCCGGATGTTTGGCGGAGCGGAAGTTATCCCAGGGACTCACGGCGGAAGACGTCGCCGAGTACGTCCCGAAGGTTCTCAAAAATCCATGGGCGGCTGAGCCAGAGTCCATAACAGAGGTGAGACTGGGTTAA
- a CDS encoding ATP-binding cassette domain-containing protein: MEVHELTILGGTDKDGRPEPVRELTLERGTIVAVVGPTGSGKSALLRDVEILAQGDTETSRRILLDGEEPSDDLRFDPEHRLVAHVTQTMGFLADCTVREFVEIHAESRGVDVDPEEVVDVANRFTGEPIDPDMKMTELSGGQSRSLMIADVALISDSPIILIDEIENAGIRKHEALDELTARDKIVLLVTHDPVVSLRSDFRIVMRNGAMTKIVETTQREREVAELLERVDTWLLDLRNRVRCGERLDDVELPLGAET; this comes from the coding sequence GTGGAGGTTCACGAGCTTACGATTCTAGGCGGTACCGATAAAGATGGTCGGCCCGAGCCTGTCCGGGAACTCACCCTAGAACGTGGAACGATAGTCGCGGTCGTAGGTCCCACAGGCTCAGGTAAATCCGCGCTACTACGTGACGTCGAAATCCTAGCGCAGGGTGACACAGAGACAAGTCGCAGAATCCTGCTCGACGGTGAGGAACCGTCTGATGATCTCCGGTTCGATCCGGAGCACCGTCTTGTTGCCCACGTGACCCAAACCATGGGATTCCTCGCCGACTGTACCGTCCGCGAGTTCGTCGAGATACACGCTGAGAGTCGTGGCGTCGACGTCGACCCGGAGGAGGTTGTCGATGTTGCCAACCGCTTCACGGGCGAACCGATAGATCCGGACATGAAGATGACCGAACTCAGCGGTGGTCAGTCTCGCTCGCTCATGATAGCTGATGTGGCTCTGATTAGCGACTCGCCCATCATCCTCATCGACGAAATCGAGAACGCGGGAATCCGCAAACACGAGGCTCTCGATGAGCTTACGGCGCGAGATAAGATCGTCCTCTTGGTCACTCACGACCCCGTCGTGTCCTTACGATCCGATTTCCGGATCGTCATGCGAAACGGAGCTATGACCAAGATAGTGGAGACGACGCAGCGAGAACGGGAAGTTGCCGAGCTCCTCGAGCGAGTGGATACATGGCTCCTCGATCTCCGAAACCGCGTCCGCTGTGGCGAGCGACTGGACGATGTCGAACTACCCCTGGGGGCCGAGACGTGA
- a CDS encoding GTP-binding protein: MKLVIVSGTPGSGKTAVILNALERLLDQYNPAVVKVDCLRTDDHEVYRERLGIPATDALSKDMCPDHFAAYNLEHMVRWAEEHGADLLVVETAGLCLRCAPYVDACLGVCVADVTLGPNSPAKVGPFLQTADVVCVNKGDLVSQAEREVYVRKVAEVNPDCRVIETNGLTGAGCELLARLIEEEAPELPNTLDEVRLREKAPLAVCTLCVGETRVAERYHRGVLRRIDGFTEYRGE; this comes from the coding sequence GTGAAGCTGGTAATAGTCTCGGGTACGCCCGGATCCGGTAAGACCGCCGTCATTCTCAACGCACTGGAACGACTACTCGACCAGTACAATCCCGCCGTCGTCAAAGTCGACTGCCTCCGCACCGACGATCACGAGGTGTACCGTGAGCGCTTAGGGATCCCTGCTACCGACGCCTTATCTAAGGACATGTGTCCCGACCACTTCGCGGCCTATAACCTCGAACACATGGTTCGATGGGCCGAGGAACACGGTGCAGACCTGCTCGTCGTGGAAACCGCGGGTCTCTGTCTTCGCTGCGCACCCTACGTCGATGCCTGCCTCGGAGTCTGCGTCGCCGACGTCACCTTAGGCCCGAACTCCCCGGCCAAGGTCGGTCCCTTCCTGCAGACTGCCGACGTCGTCTGCGTCAATAAGGGTGACCTTGTCTCTCAGGCCGAACGCGAGGTCTACGTTCGGAAGGTGGCTGAGGTGAATCCAGATTGTCGAGTCATCGAGACCAACGGACTCACCGGAGCCGGGTGTGAACTACTCGCGCGACTGATCGAAGAGGAAGCCCCCGAGCTGCCCAACACCCTAGACGAAGTCAGACTCCGTGAGAAGGCTCCACTCGCCGTCTGCACGCTCTGCGTGGGCGAGACACGGGTTGCCGAGCGCTACCATCGTGGGGTGCTCAGGCGCATTGACGGATTCACGGAGTACCGAGGCGAGTAA
- a CDS encoding (Fe-S)-binding protein: MTDSRSTEASKLVELLPGFHCGACGYDRCDDFAEALVRGEASLDDCPYLQTERFAEESRRLGKLLEEIGEVEGTRPSITGVLDGYEADLVLSPLPDEPACREILHPFWSEADIEEGDVIRYRPWGCPITHFARVLDAEKSLLTVHIVGPKHRLGETDFEYKDVGLCLVVGFEGIVSEGRVPNVGETVRFVPEHCMMQKVHSGVVIEAVGDRLRIECIDLKVWAPLK; this comes from the coding sequence TTGACGGATTCACGGAGTACCGAGGCGAGTAAGCTCGTCGAACTGCTTCCTGGGTTCCACTGTGGGGCCTGCGGGTACGACCGATGCGATGACTTCGCGGAGGCACTGGTCCGTGGGGAGGCCAGTCTCGACGACTGCCCCTACCTTCAAACCGAGCGGTTCGCCGAGGAGAGCCGACGGCTCGGGAAACTCTTGGAGGAGATCGGAGAAGTCGAAGGAACACGCCCCAGCATCACCGGGGTCCTAGACGGCTATGAGGCCGACTTAGTGCTTTCACCCCTTCCGGACGAGCCAGCCTGTCGTGAGATCCTCCATCCTTTCTGGTCTGAAGCCGATATCGAGGAAGGTGACGTCATCCGATACAGGCCATGGGGTTGTCCTATCACGCATTTCGCACGCGTTCTCGACGCGGAGAAGAGCCTCCTGACGGTCCATATTGTAGGACCTAAGCACCGACTCGGCGAAACGGACTTCGAGTATAAAGACGTCGGCCTGTGTCTCGTAGTCGGGTTCGAAGGGATCGTATCGGAGGGTAGGGTGCCTAACGTCGGGGAGACGGTCCGGTTCGTTCCGGAGCACTGCATGATGCAGAAAGTCCACTCTGGGGTGGTTATCGAAGCGGTAGGTGACCGGTTGCGCATAGAGTGCATCGATCTGAAGGTTTGGGCTCCTCTGAAGTAG
- a CDS encoding DUF89 domain-containing protein: MRAVPRCVPCVLEIAVNTVERAVPEDRQKEAILAATECVSELYRMEPTPQPPKLGTEAQRTVMKYSEDPDPYREEKRRANERAAAVAQELESDLENIEDPEELLKKAAAAAIVGNTIDFAVAGHEFDLDELREEISGAGFTVFDLKPEDFRGARVLYLCDNAGEIALDKLLIEVLVEELECDVVVAVRGGPIVNDATREDAEQVGITEICDVIDTGTEMLGLLTTEVSDEFAEELSYADVVISKGQGNFESIPEEPFPDVPVYFLLRAKCEPVAEELGVEVGSNVALRWEPDEENVRRWREIVG; encoded by the coding sequence ATGAGGGCAGTACCACGGTGTGTACCGTGCGTGCTTGAAATCGCGGTAAACACCGTCGAACGAGCTGTCCCGGAGGACCGTCAGAAGGAGGCCATCCTAGCAGCGACCGAATGTGTTAGCGAGTTGTACCGAATGGAACCCACACCCCAACCTCCTAAGCTGGGTACCGAAGCACAACGAACCGTTATGAAGTACTCGGAGGATCCGGACCCCTACCGAGAGGAGAAGCGGCGGGCCAACGAGCGTGCGGCGGCGGTCGCGCAGGAGCTCGAGAGCGATCTCGAGAATATCGAGGACCCTGAGGAACTCCTGAAGAAGGCCGCGGCCGCAGCGATCGTCGGCAACACTATCGACTTCGCGGTGGCAGGTCACGAGTTCGACCTAGACGAACTCCGGGAGGAGATCAGTGGTGCAGGGTTCACTGTCTTCGACCTGAAACCTGAGGATTTCAGAGGCGCACGCGTGCTCTATCTGTGCGACAACGCGGGAGAGATCGCCCTGGATAAGCTGCTGATCGAGGTGTTGGTGGAAGAGTTGGAGTGCGACGTGGTAGTGGCCGTCCGCGGTGGTCCGATAGTGAACGACGCCACGCGGGAGGACGCCGAGCAAGTTGGTATTACCGAGATCTGCGACGTGATCGACACGGGGACCGAGATGCTCGGACTGCTCACGACTGAGGTCAGCGATGAGTTCGCCGAGGAATTGTCCTACGCAGACGTGGTGATATCCAAAGGGCAGGGGAACTTCGAGTCCATCCCGGAGGAACCGTTCCCCGATGTGCCTGTGTATTTCCTACTGAGGGCCAAGTGCGAGCCCGTCGCCGAGGAGCTAGGGGTCGAAGTAGGGAGTAACGTGGCACTGCGCTGGGAACCAGACGAAGAGAACGTCCGACGGTGGAGGGAGATCGTTGGGTGA
- a CDS encoding secondary thiamine-phosphate synthase enzyme YjbQ encodes MSPGVRSLSVYQAELRIKSERRVQVIDVTDQVKEKVKESGVKEGIAHVYSRHTTATVVVNEPESGLLRDIVNKLEELVPQDAGYEHDRIDNNADAHLRAILLGNSVTIPVSDGDLVLGTWQSVLFVELDGPRSRRLLVTVVGE; translated from the coding sequence ATGTCCCCCGGGGTGCGGTCGTTGTCAGTGTACCAGGCTGAGCTGAGGATCAAGTCGGAACGCAGGGTTCAGGTGATCGACGTCACCGATCAGGTCAAAGAGAAAGTTAAGGAGAGCGGAGTGAAGGAAGGGATCGCTCACGTGTACTCGCGGCACACCACCGCGACCGTGGTCGTGAACGAGCCTGAGTCGGGTCTCCTCCGTGATATCGTTAATAAGCTTGAAGAGCTGGTGCCACAAGATGCGGGATACGAACACGATAGAATCGACAACAACGCCGACGCACACCTGCGCGCTATACTCCTAGGGAATTCCGTTACCATTCCCGTGTCCGACGGTGATCTTGTACTGGGAACGTGGCAATCCGTGCTGTTCGTGGAGTTAGACGGCCCGCGATCTCGTCGTCTGCTCGTGACTGTGGTGGGGGAGTGA
- a CDS encoding mechanosensitive ion channel family protein, whose translation MELPSMKLPSAHVEPLKLATAIVIALLLVKIMGRAARVVRGKLEEEGLQDLGWWVEKTLLYGSYLLAFSIVLESLGMSIWALVTGLGLAGAGIAVAARDLIANLLAGLYLALERPFEVGDRIRVGEYSGEVVDLRIRCTVLKSRGRRIVIPNSVLVNETVERLDDSDECEFEVVVEGSPNEIGRRLAALEGELDSLKLKYYDISVERVESGRALVRVRAAGKEVDSVHGAVRRALVKRPGGTDRWDDD comes from the coding sequence GTGGAACTGCCGTCGATGAAGCTACCGTCGGCACATGTGGAGCCGCTGAAGCTGGCCACGGCGATCGTAATAGCCTTGCTCCTCGTGAAGATTATGGGTCGAGCGGCTAGGGTCGTTCGGGGTAAGCTCGAAGAGGAGGGCTTACAGGATTTGGGGTGGTGGGTGGAGAAGACGCTTCTCTACGGTTCTTACCTACTGGCGTTCTCGATAGTTCTCGAGTCCCTAGGGATGAGCATCTGGGCCCTCGTCACCGGATTGGGGCTGGCCGGAGCCGGTATCGCGGTAGCTGCCCGTGATCTCATTGCGAACCTACTAGCGGGTCTGTACCTGGCACTGGAGCGCCCTTTCGAGGTTGGTGACAGGATTCGAGTCGGTGAATACTCGGGGGAGGTTGTTGACCTCCGAATTCGGTGTACGGTGTTGAAGTCCAGAGGTCGTAGGATAGTCATCCCAAACTCCGTCCTAGTCAACGAGACCGTAGAGAGACTGGACGATTCCGACGAGTGTGAGTTCGAGGTTGTGGTGGAAGGATCCCCTAATGAAATCGGGCGACGGCTGGCCGCGCTCGAAGGAGAATTGGACTCCCTAAAGCTGAAGTATTACGACATCTCGGTGGAACGTGTGGAGTCGGGCAGGGCGCTGGTCCGGGTACGGGCGGCTGGGAAAGAAGTGGATAGTGTGCACGGGGCGGTTCGACGCGCGCTCGTGAAGAGGCCTGGCGGGACGGACCGCTGGGATGACGATTAA
- a CDS encoding formylmethanofuran--tetrahydromethanopterin N-formyltransferase, producing MEINGVPVEDTFCEAFKGLYARFIVTAADERPLREAAENVAALPATVFGESEAGVERWLDPEETPDDRPGFVAQVWVEYGDDAVKKLEHELGKRIRQGVLVRPTTRVFDACEDPDGYIDTERPIGRCADGYEYTDVRFDREMVHIPIMMGEFMIERRLGYAEGVAGGLVWLFCEDVDAALEAGYRAVDALRDVEGVITPFNVCAAGSKPETIYPDIGPTTNHPYCPTLRDRILDSKVPEGVEAIPEIVINGVSLDAVKRAIGIAIEAATEVDGVVKVSAGNFGGELGDYRIPLRECIRE from the coding sequence GTGGAGATCAACGGGGTACCTGTAGAAGACACGTTCTGTGAGGCTTTCAAAGGTTTGTACGCACGATTCATTGTGACGGCTGCCGACGAACGTCCCCTGCGTGAGGCTGCTGAGAACGTCGCCGCTCTGCCGGCCACCGTCTTCGGCGAATCTGAGGCGGGCGTGGAACGCTGGTTGGACCCGGAGGAGACCCCGGACGACCGTCCTGGGTTCGTCGCCCAGGTGTGGGTGGAGTACGGCGATGACGCCGTGAAGAAACTGGAGCACGAGCTCGGGAAGCGCATACGTCAGGGTGTCCTGGTACGACCGACTACCAGAGTCTTCGACGCTTGCGAGGATCCGGACGGCTATATCGACACGGAACGCCCTATCGGCCGTTGCGCCGACGGATACGAATACACCGACGTACGTTTCGACCGGGAGATGGTCCACATCCCGATCATGATGGGCGAGTTCATGATCGAGCGTCGACTAGGGTACGCGGAAGGTGTCGCTGGAGGTTTAGTGTGGCTGTTCTGCGAGGACGTAGATGCCGCGCTCGAAGCCGGTTATCGTGCCGTTGATGCCTTGCGAGACGTAGAAGGCGTCATCACCCCATTCAACGTCTGTGCCGCCGGTTCGAAGCCTGAAACTATCTACCCGGACATCGGCCCGACGACCAACCACCCGTACTGTCCGACTCTCCGTGATAGAATCCTCGACTCGAAGGTCCCGGAAGGCGTCGAGGCGATCCCCGAGATCGTGATCAACGGGGTCTCGCTCGACGCGGTAAAGCGAGCGATCGGAATCGCTATCGAAGCCGCCACGGAGGTTGACGGGGTCGTCAAAGTGTCCGCCGGGAACTTCGGAGGTGAACTCGGCGACTACAGGATTCCGCTGCGGGAGTGCATTCGGGAGTGA
- a CDS encoding carbohydrate kinase family protein, translating into MLDAVGLGALNLDELLYIPRMPERDDSVPIERRVQRGGGSAANTICWLAYLGRKVGFVGKVGSDNAGDLLLREFEKHGVDTSRVVRGDGYSGTAFCLVSGDDRRILVDPGVNDDLRPEEVDIDYIREARILHTSSFIGLRSETSLETLKRTMKAVSDELMVTFSPATMVLRGWSYLEPYFEAADVVFLNETEAVHLTGDVEETLNRLAELVEITIITRGPDPAIVQEGTETSEVAPEPVPEEDIVDPTGAGDAFAAGFIEGILRGESADRCCERGHAVAAECLRIEGCRPPSEGRPE; encoded by the coding sequence GTGTTGGACGCAGTGGGTCTCGGCGCCCTCAACTTGGACGAGCTCCTGTACATTCCCCGAATGCCAGAACGCGACGACTCGGTGCCTATCGAACGGAGGGTGCAGCGAGGAGGTGGGTCCGCGGCGAACACGATCTGTTGGCTCGCCTACCTCGGGAGGAAAGTGGGGTTCGTCGGGAAGGTCGGCAGCGATAACGCTGGGGATCTTCTACTTCGGGAGTTCGAAAAGCACGGTGTCGATACCTCAAGAGTCGTCAGGGGTGACGGATACAGCGGTACGGCGTTCTGTCTGGTCTCTGGAGATGACAGGAGGATCCTAGTCGATCCCGGGGTCAACGACGATCTTCGACCTGAAGAGGTCGATATCGACTACATTCGTGAAGCTCGCATACTCCATACGAGTTCGTTCATCGGGTTACGATCGGAGACGTCCCTGGAGACCCTGAAGCGGACCATGAAGGCGGTATCGGACGAGCTGATGGTGACTTTCTCTCCGGCCACGATGGTCTTGCGTGGCTGGTCCTATTTGGAACCGTACTTCGAAGCTGCTGATGTCGTGTTCCTCAACGAAACTGAGGCAGTTCACTTGACGGGCGATGTCGAGGAGACCCTCAACAGGCTGGCTGAACTCGTGGAAATAACTATCATCACCCGTGGGCCCGACCCCGCGATCGTCCAAGAAGGGACCGAAACCTCGGAAGTGGCACCGGAGCCCGTTCCGGAGGAAGACATCGTAGATCCTACTGGGGCAGGGGATGCTTTCGCTGCTGGATTCATCGAAGGCATTCTACGGGGTGAATCGGCCGACCGGTGCTGCGAGCGCGGTCACGCGGTAGCCGCAGAGTGTCTGAGAATCGAAGGATGTCGTCCCCCCAGCGAAGGGCGCCCCGAATAG